DNA from Coffea arabica cultivar ET-39 chromosome 10c, Coffea Arabica ET-39 HiFi, whole genome shotgun sequence:
TCTCCAAGCGAGGGTTCCAACCACTAATTTCTTCTAGCATGTCCCACTCTTTGACCATTAACCCTGCCACTTGGGCCTTTCTACTTAGAGCGTCAGCTACCACATTGGCTTTTCCTGGGTGGTAGTTAATCGagcaatcataatcttccaaaaattctacccatcgccttTGCCTCAGATTTAGTTCCTTTTGGGAGAACAAGTACTTGAGGCTCTTGTGGTCCGTATAAATTTCAAAAGTTACGCCATacaagtagtgtctccatttctttaaggcgAAAATCACTGCTGCTAACTCTAAGTCATGAGTTGGGTAGTTTTGTTCGTGAGGCTTCAATCTTCTAGAAGCATAAGCAATCACTTTAcccttttgcattaaaacacatcctaAGCCTTCTCCAGAGGCATCGGAGTACACTGCATAACCTTCTTCTCCATCAGGTAACACCAAAACAGGAGCGGATATTAAACGTCTCTTTAACTCCTGGAAACTTAACTCGCACTTTGGAGTCCAGATAAACTTATTCCCTTTCTTGGTTAGCTCAGTCATAGGTCctgcaatctttgaaaaatcctggataaatcgcctataataacctgctaaacccaagaaacttctaaTTTCAGTTGGGGTTCCTGGCTGCTTCCAATTCATGACGGCTTCAACTTTTGCCGGATCCACGGCAATTCCATCTTTGGAGACCTTGTGCCCTAGAAAAGAAATCTCCGccaaccaaaactcgcacttactgAATTTTGCATATAGTTTATGCTCTCTTAATATTTGCAATACTATCCCCAAGTGCTTAACATGTTCCTCTTGAGTCTTGGAGTATATCAAAATATCATCTATGAAAACTACGACAAATTGGTCCAAGTATTTCTTAAAAATCctctgcattaaatccataaatgcagctggtgcattagttaaaccaaaaggcatgactgcgaactcaaaatgtccatatcttgtgctaaaagcagtcttgggtatatccTCCTTCTTAATCTTCAGCTGGTAATACCCTTGCCTTAAATCCAATTTAGAGAAGACCACTGatccttgcagttggtcaaacaagCTATCAATCAAcggtagagggtatttattcttaatggtaacctcatttaaccctcggtagtcaatacataacctcaagcttccgtcctttttcttgacAAATAGAACGGGTGCTCCCCATGGTGAGTCactttccttcacaaaaccttttTCCAGCAGGTCTTGTAATTGGATCTTCAGCTCCTTAAGctcggcaggagccattcgaTATGGGGTTTTAGAGATTGGAGCCGTTCCAGGCACCAAGTCGATTTTGAACTCCACATCCCTTTTTGGCGGTAAAGTCTTTAGTTCTTCAGGAAAGACGTCCGGAAAATCCCGTACTACGGGTACATCCTCTAATTTTACTTGATCACTGGGAGTATTAATCAAGAATGCTAGAaaaccttgagctcctttaGATAACATTTTCCTTGCCCGTATTCCCGAGACCATAGCAGAAGATGCTAACCTACCCTTAACGTCTAACCTCAGAGTTGCTTCTCCAGGTATACAAAATTCCACTATTTTTTCTCGGCAGTCAAGCTTAGCATGATGGTGACCTAGGAAATCCATTCCTATGATAACGTCATAGCCTTTTATGTCCAAACTAATCAAATCCACTAGCATTTTTCGCTCTCCAATCCAAAATTCGCAATTCTTATAGGTCAAACTAGTGATTACCTTCTTATTACCCATTGGTGTCCTAATTTCAAGATCGTAGGGTAATCTAACAGGTTGCACTTCTATTCCGGACATAAAAGATGGATTTACGAATGAATGCGTTGCACCAGGGTCAATTAACACTTTAGCTAGACGATGAAAAATCGGGAGTGTACCTTCCACGACTTCCGAGGAATTGGGCACGGGCTGGTTATCCAAGGCATACACTCGGCCAGGAACTGTCGGCCGGCTTCCTCCGGAATTGTTTGGTCTTGCGTTCGGAGTAATCCCTTCCTGCACCCTGGGACATCCAGCCATTTGGTGCTCGCTACTCCCGCATCTCAAACACTTTCCTAGCTTCTTCCAGCAGTTGTCTATAGTATGGCCAAGTTTCTTGCAATAAGTACAGGTCGATGGAGGAGTAATTGCTCGACCTCCTTGTGAATTATTCCTAGATTGCCCTCTTCCAATAGGTCCCCCTCTAGCACCATTGTGTCTTCCCCCCTGCATTTCTTGCCCCATTTCCTCTTGCTAAAGCGCCTCGCGGTGCTCCAGGTCTAATCACTCCACCGGTTCCTCGGCCTACTTTGGCCGGTGGGGCATTTCCAAAAATCGGCTCCCGACTACTACTAGGGGCAAATCTTTTCTTAGACTGAAAAGATTTCACTTGGGCTCTAGCTACCTCAAGTCTTTGAGCTCTTTCGACAGCATCTGCGAAAGTATTTATCCTCACAGCGGCTAAACCTTCCTGAAAttccacattcaaaccctgtACAAACCTCCGAACACGCCTTTGTTCGGTGGCtatcaactcaggcgcaaagcgggatagtttggtgaattggacttcatattcggcgacactcaTCGCCCCTTGTTTGCATCTGATGAAgtcatcctctctcttttcctgAATGAGTGGTGGAAGGAATTTGGCattgaactcccttgtgaagttcgcccaagtccttggTGTATGGTTGGTCTCCCAAGTAACCCTCACCAAGTTCCACCAAGAGCGAGCAGCTCCCTCGAACTGGAAGGTGGCAAAGGTCACCTGTCGCTCTTCTGTGTAATTTAGAGCTGCAAAGATGTCGGAGATTCTCTCCCACCATCCTTCAGCTATTTCCGGTTCGGGTCCTCCATAGAACTTAGGAGGTCCAAACTTCAGAAATCTTTCCAGTGCCCGATCATCGGAATCAACTGGGCCTCCTGGTTGATGCACTGGTCCAGTGGCTTGGCGTTCAGTCAAGCGCTCTAGGACATCAGTGATACGGTTAATTGCAGTGGCCACTTGGTCTCCGGCCACGCCCTCTTGCCCTTGGTCCTGGTTGACCTCGGGTTCCCTATCACCACCCGCTTCCGGGTGTTGTCTAGTGGGTCTCCCACGGCCTCTTCCTACCATTTGGCGATCCATAGTCTATGATGCCTATTACAGGAGGATGAAGCAATTAAGCGAAGGTGTTatttattatgattattattactCCTTTTTGGTAACTAAAGCCAGTACGAAAAtgaggaaaaaggaaataaaatactTAGCATATATTTCCACATAAAAGTCATACAAATAACAGGTTGGAACATTTCCAAAAGTAAGGCACCTAAGTTAACAAAAATATATACCGCTAATCCCTTATACAAAAATTAGGGATATAGTGCCTCGAAGGTAAGTCATCCACCTAGACAAAACTTGACGGCTTACTAATGTCCCTAGCCTAACCTTCTATAGCTAGTATAAACAGGTAGGTCCTAATCTATCCCTGAGTAGGGCTATCCGGAGTAATGTCCTCAGTCGGGtcctcctcagggtcctcctctggatcctcctcgacGCCAGCCGGCTCGCTACCCTGAATGAAACTAGCGGCCTCATCCATCATCATCGAGGCATCAGCCCTGATGCCCATACTCCTATCACGCATCCTCTCGGCCAGTCGAGTCGCCCTGGCCCTTTGGCGCGCTATCTCTAGTCGAGCAGCCTCTAGCAAGTGATGCTCAGCAGTGAGCCTAATCTCCAAATCAGCTATGCGATCAAACTGAGTATCTACCATCATGCTCAGCTCCTCCACGTCCTGGATCAGGATGGAGTTAGCGTCCCTCAAGTGGCGGCGCTCATCATCAAGGGATAACACTAACGCGTTGGGGTACGCGTATATGGCCCTACACTCGCATCTAGGGTGCCTATCTGCCGGTGAATATCGAACGAGGTCTCCTCCACCTCGGGGCCTATATGAGATGGATCTAAGTGGCTCTGCATGTCCATTAGCCGTACTACCCCCATTAGCATGTCCGTTTCCATTCTCCATACCTGCAAAGCCATCAAGACTTAAAGATTAGAACTTGAATAACTAACTGAATCGAATATCACTTAAGGTAGTTCTAAGGTCTTCATTCTTATTTCTAGAGAGGATTAAGGTTTCTAACACATCTACTATATCTCTTGAATaacttttctaacctaggctctgataccacctgtggcgaccccacttccccctgaggcgaaccaaagggttggcgggccgtctgcccagctctcgccaggactcacgcaagcattctaacccaaatcctttcgaagaatatcctaatctattacaacacAAATCTTTCCCGAATAAGATCTTCCTTAAattcacattaacttcagagacaACAGTGATATATAAGCAAAATTAGCCAGACGAGGCTCTTAAACGTTACGCATGCTACGCACCACGGCCTACAGTCGTACCAAACTGGATAGATCTTCACAATTCTAAGTAATCCAAACTTACAAACCAAGATATAACGTCAAACAAATCAGAATAGATAAATACGTAAATCCCTATTACAACTTACACACTAGGTATCCaagttagggtttacacattttctagcttcaagtggcaattcAAAG
Protein-coding regions in this window:
- the LOC140015873 gene encoding uncharacterized protein; amino-acid sequence: MAGCPRVQEGITPNARPNNSGGSRPTVPGRVYALDNQPVPNSSEVVEGTLPIFHRLAKVLIDPGATHSFVNPSFMSGIEVQPVRLPYDLEIRTPMGNKKVITSLTYKNCEFWIGERKMLVDLISLDIKGYDVIIGMDFLGHHHAKLDCREKIVEFCIPGEATLRLDVKGRLASSAMVSGIRARKMLSKGAQGFLAFLINTPSDQVKLEDVPVVRDFPDVFPEELKTLPPKRDVEFKIDLVPGTAPISKTPYRMAPAELKELKIQLQDLLEKGFVKESDSPWGAPRIFKKYLDQFVVVFIDDILIYSKTQEEHVKHLGIVLQILREHKLYAKFSKCEFWLAEISFLGHKVSKDGIAVDPAKVEAVMNWKQPGTPTEIRSFLGLAGVKETFNIRSCFGVT